From the Vanessa cardui chromosome 18, ilVanCard2.1, whole genome shotgun sequence genome, one window contains:
- the LOC124537549 gene encoding MICOS complex subunit MIC60-like — protein sequence MSRNHYIAEELKLKLKSARKIKLRNERIEHTLRSEEFALTEEVSLIKIEIESISQQLEDVQKQISQIKYQNTMIDICSESEKSKVESHTISINNHKKAFDDLFKKECIIERDDLEFQQMELKAKQAKAEDLERQAYAKVLEENEQKEKEAAAIEEEYEALERECNILRKRNKAIMLMLRRKLIEAEETRRNLMKKN from the exons ATGTCTAGAAATCATTATATAGCTGAAgaattaaaattgaaactaaaatcAG CCCGGAAAATTAAACTCAGAAATGAAAGAATAGAGCACACGTTACGTTCGGAAGAATTCGCTTTGACTGAAGAAGTTAGTCTTATAAAGATTGAAATAGAATCTATTTCACAACAGCTTGAG gatgttcaaaaacaaatatctcaaataaaatatcagaatACAATGATAGACATATGCAGCGAATCAGAAAAATCCAAAGTTGAAAGTCATACAATTAGTATTAACAATCATAAAAAGGCTTTTGACGATTTATTTAAGAAAG aatgtataatagaaCGTGATGATTTGGAATTCCAACAAATGGAATTGAAGGCTAAACAAGCCAAAGCTGAAGACTTAGAACGTCAGGCATATGCGAAAGTTCTAGAAGAAAATGAACAGAAAGAGAAAGAGGCTGCCGCCATAGAAGAAGAGTACGAAGCTCTAGAAAGGGAATGTAATATATTGAGG AAAAGGAATAAAGCTATAATGTTGATGCTTCGACGCAAATTAATAGAAGCTGAAGAAACAAGACGTAATCTTATGAAGAAAAACTAA
- the LOC124537370 gene encoding probable splicing factor, arginine/serine-rich 7: MCKSSKMVSSATRVIQVTNIAPQATKDQMQTLFGYLGKIDDIRLYPTIRDVSCPVQSRICYVKYYDSATVNVAQHMTNTVFIDRALIVIPMQSGEIPDEHKALEMSSNGTLVPGLSTVEPRLPAHVINTLEGVPPNQVIQTYDPKIVEAGLPPYPPLPAAYDSRKIEEIRRTLLLIDVGALTHQQLVDHFCQAGEINYLRFCERDVDSLKYALLEMTEQENVLKALQLNGTTVEGQIIKVHHATQAISKPQTKSNEAAQREIEEAMCRVKEAQNLISAAIDPVIGLLSKDKRRTRSRSRSRRRSRSRHRSKRSRSRSRHRSRRSRSRHRHRTRSRSRHRSSRRTRSRSRHRSSRSKRDKSRDRDRKDKKDSEKDKKEKKDKSKSPPKEVEKEEKEEMKVENAVIETNGTSDSKSKASTPADEKEKCVEVEKEKEKETKEKDKEKENDKEKEKDKEEEKDKEKEKDKEREKDKEKEKDKEKDRDKEKEKDKDKEKEKEKDKRDKDKGKEKDKSPSKKRDRSRSRDRKRDRSRSKRRSRSRSKRKRSKSRRRSRSRDRKRSRSRDRKRTRSRDRKRSRSRDRRRTRSRDRKRTRSRDRKRTRSRDRDRDRDRDRDRDRDRDRKRSRSRTRRSKSRSHRDSKTPHSRKSRDRSPNLPPVIEEKNNSVIDDKILDMTDEKNSPDNMDISNSP; this comes from the exons ATGTGCAAATCATCAAAGATGGTTTCGAGCGCTACGAGGGTGATTCAAGTAACCAACATCGCTCCTCAAGCGACAAAGGATCAAATGCAAACATTGTTTGGTTACTTAGGGAAAATAGATGATATTAGATTATACCCAACAATCAGAGATGTATCCTGTCCTGTACAGTCACGAATTTGCTACGTTAAATATTATGACTCTGCAACGGTTAATGTCGCTCAACATATGACGAACACTGTGTTCATCGACCGCGCTTTAATCGTTATACCCATGCAATCCGGCGAGATTCCCGATGAACATAAGGCTTTAGAAATGTCAAGTAATGGTACACTAGTACCAGGACTTAGTACTGTCGAGCCCCGGTTACCGGCACATGTAATTAACACATTAGAAGGCGTCCCGCCAAATCAGGTTATACAAACTTATGATCCCAAAATAGTTGAAGCGGGTTTGCCACCTTATCCACCACTTCCAGCGGCATATGATTCTAGAAAGATAGAAGAGATAAGAAGAACGCTATTGCTTATAGATGTAGGTGCACTAACTCATCAACAGCTGGTAGATCATTTTTGTCAAGCTGGTGAGATTAATTATTTGCGCTTCTGTGAACGAGACGTGGACAGCCTCAAGTATGCTTTGCTTGAAATGACAGaacaagaaaatgttttaaaagctCTTCAATTGAACGGTACTACAGTGGAAGGGCAGATTATAAAg GTGCACCATGCTACCCAGGCTATTTCAAAACCACAAACAAAGAGTAATGAAGCTGCCCAAAGGGAAATAGAAGAAGCCATGTGCCGAGTGAAGGAAGCTCAAAACCTTATATCAGCTGCTATCGACCCTGTTATAGGACTGTTGTCTAAGGACAAAAGGag AACCCGCTCCCGCTCTCGCTCGCGTCGCCGCTCGCGCTCGCGCCACCGCAGCAAGCGCTCGCGGTCGCGCTCCCGCCACCGCTCCCGCCGCTCGCGCTCCCGCCACCGGCACCGCACCAG atctCGTTCACGTCACCGCAGCTCCCGACGGACTCGCTCGAGATCGCGCCATCGCAGCTCGCGATCAAAACGCGATAAATCTCGTGACCGCGATCGCAAAGACAAAAAGGACTCGGAAAAGgacaaaaaagaaaagaaagataAGTCTAAATCACCACCAAAGGAGGTCgagaaagaagaaaaagaagaaatgaAAGTAGAAAACGCAGTGATCGAAACCAACGGTACTTCTGATTCCAAATCTAAAGCTTCGACGCCCGCTGACGAAAAGGAAAAATGCGTCGAGGTTGAAAAGGAAAAGGAAAAGGAAACTAAAGAGAAAGACAAAGAGAAGGAAAACGATAAAGAGAAGGAAAAAGATAAAGAGGAAGAGAAAGATAAAGAGAAGGAGAAAGACAAAGAGAGGGAGAAAGATAAAGAAAAGGAAAAAGATAAAGAAAAGGACAGAGATAAAGAAAAGGAAAAAGATAAAGATAAggagaaagaaaaagaaaaagacaaGAGGGATAAAGATAAAGGGAAAGAAAAGGATAAGTCCCCGTCGAAGAAAAGGGATAGATCGCGTTCGAGAGATCGAAAGCGAGATCGGTCTCGTTCTAAGCGTAGATCCCGCTCACGGTCAAAAAGGAAACGCTCAAAGTCACGTAGACGATCACGTTCACGAGACAGGAAGAGATCGAGATCAAGGGATCGAAAAAGAACGAGATCACGCGATAGAAAACGTTCTAGGTCTAGAGATCGTCGGAGAACCAGGTCGAGGGATAGAAAACGAACCCGCTCCAGGGACAGGAAGCGTACGCGATCACGTGACCGTGATCGTGACCGCGACCGCGACCGTGACCGTGACCGTGATCGCGACCGAAAGCGTTCCCGCTCACGCACGCGGAGGTCTAAAAGTCGTTCTCACAGAGATTCAAAGACGCCCCATTCAAGAAAGTCTCGCGACCGCTCTCCCAATCTGCCGCCAGTGATCGAGGAGAAGAACAATTCAGTAATAGATGATAAAATCCTTGACATGACGGATGAGAAAAATTCGCCAGATAATATGGACATTTCCAATTCCCCATAA